The following proteins come from a genomic window of Aquimarina sp. MAR_2010_214:
- a CDS encoding chaperone modulator CbpM, with protein MTKEQLIPAIEFCARHEIEFSFINSLHEFGLIEIITIRQTAFLNSDELPRLEQIILFNKELEINLEGVEVIMRLLERVHQIQNEMNMLKSKLGLYEN; from the coding sequence ATGACTAAAGAACAACTTATACCAGCAATAGAATTCTGTGCACGCCATGAGATAGAATTCTCTTTTATAAACTCATTACACGAGTTTGGATTAATTGAGATTATTACTATTCGGCAAACCGCATTTTTAAACTCTGATGAATTACCCAGACTCGAGCAAATCATACTATTCAACAAAGAATTAGAAATCAATCTCGAAGGAGTTGAAGTCATCATGCGTTTACTAGAACGAGTTCATCAAATTCAAAATGAAATGAATATGCTTAAAAGCAAATTAGGACTCTATGAGAATTAG